One Sagittula stellata E-37 genomic window carries:
- a CDS encoding ABC transporter ATP-binding protein has protein sequence MKTRGAVEFRNVSKRFGQFTAIPDLSLSIEPGELVTLLGPSGCGKTTTLRMLAGLESPTAGEILIGGQDVTRLPADRRDVSMVFQSYALFPHMTVAQNVAYGLESGGMKAAEARERATDALTLVGLEGLGARLPAELSGGQQQRVAVARALVLEPQVLLLDEPLSNLDARLRRRVRTEIRELQQRLGFTAVYVTHDQEEALAVSDRIVVMKEGVVAQMGSPRELYEAPASEFIADFIGEANVVEGRVLSVSGEEAQVDVGGAVIVLPARGLGEGPARLAMRSNAARVRSGGEGVPGTVASSAYLGDHVEYEIDGALGRIFVVDDESDTPLPVGAPVVLDLRPRGLALIPESA, from the coding sequence ATGAAGACCAGAGGCGCGGTTGAATTCCGCAACGTATCCAAGAGGTTCGGCCAGTTCACGGCGATCCCGGACCTGTCGCTTTCGATCGAGCCGGGTGAACTTGTGACGCTGCTGGGACCCTCGGGCTGTGGCAAGACGACGACGCTCCGGATGCTGGCGGGGTTGGAAAGCCCGACCGCAGGGGAAATCCTGATCGGCGGGCAGGACGTGACGCGGCTGCCGGCGGATCGGCGCGACGTGTCCATGGTGTTCCAGAGCTATGCGCTGTTCCCGCACATGACCGTGGCGCAGAACGTGGCCTACGGTCTGGAATCCGGCGGCATGAAGGCCGCGGAGGCACGGGAACGCGCCACCGACGCGCTGACATTGGTGGGGCTCGAAGGACTGGGCGCCCGGCTGCCCGCCGAACTTTCGGGTGGCCAGCAGCAGCGCGTCGCCGTGGCGCGGGCACTGGTGCTTGAGCCTCAGGTTCTGCTGCTTGACGAGCCGCTTTCGAACCTCGACGCCCGCCTGCGCCGCCGTGTCCGGACGGAGATCCGCGAGCTGCAGCAGCGGCTGGGCTTCACCGCGGTCTACGTGACCCACGACCAGGAAGAGGCGCTGGCCGTCTCGGACCGGATCGTGGTGATGAAGGAGGGCGTCGTGGCGCAGATGGGTTCCCCGCGCGAGCTGTACGAAGCGCCCGCGTCGGAGTTCATCGCGGATTTCATCGGCGAGGCGAACGTGGTCGAAGGCCGCGTGCTGTCGGTTTCGGGCGAAGAGGCGCAGGTGGACGTGGGCGGCGCGGTGATCGTGCTGCCGGCGCGCGGCCTGGGCGAAGGCCCGGCCCGCCTGGCCATGCGCTCGAACGCGGCGCGGGTCCGGTCGGGCGGCGAAGGCGTGCCGGGCACGGTGGCCTCTTCTGCCTACCTCGGCGATCATGTCGAATACGAGATCGACGGCGCGCTTGGCCGGATCTTCGTGGTCGACGACGAAAGCGACACGCCTCTGCCGGTGGGCGCGCCCGTTGTGCTGGACCTGCGTCCGCGCGGTCTGGCCCTGATCCCGGAATCCGCATGA
- a CDS encoding ABC transporter permease, producing the protein MNRDNRRLDLILAAGLFALVALPWYRVRQGFFGFEWVGDIAGSDKLWPGLFQAIDGRWQLWPVLALFALAVWLRLGQAPGARGRALVGIGVAGLVWLLVEGLSVGLRGWNWGLLETTFGEVAGQQAFGAGAVVLGCVFALFVAFGAAERGALKGDAFVLGAITLLVLLVGVFVFYPLVSMFTGAFQDFDGSFTSVGVRHNIVDPKIWSLACLWGGNCGVAWRTFFLAVCTATGTTLLGLVFALVATRTGFRFKKSLRLLTVLPIITPPFVVGLALTMLLGRQGTMTQWIELATGWELGRWLYGLTGIWIAQMLSFTPISFLVLIGVVEGISPSMEEASQTLRSDRWRTFRKVSLPLMAPGLANAFLIGFIESMADFGNPLVLGGSGGVLSTEIFFAVVGAQNDPARAAVLASVLLVFTLSAFLAQRFWLSGRNFATVTGKGDGGRHALLPRRVAWPVVTIAVAWALFTITVYAMIVFGGFVKTWGLDHSLTLEHYVRAFGVSLSDGFAWTGVAWNSFWTTMEIALIAAPLTAAVGLLTAWLIVRQRFPGRSVFEFALMMSFAIPGTVIGISYIMAFNLPPVQMTGTAAILIACFVFRNMPVGVRGGVAAMAQLDGSLDEASLTLGAGSGRTMRKVILPLMRPAILAALVYSFVRAITSISAVIFLVSAKYNMATAYIVGLVENGEYGIAIAYSSVLILVMITVIGGFQLLVGERRIGRREVKQTLKAEAATREANA; encoded by the coding sequence ATGAACAGAGACAACCGCAGGCTCGACCTGATTCTTGCGGCGGGGCTTTTCGCGCTCGTCGCACTGCCTTGGTATCGCGTGCGCCAGGGGTTCTTCGGCTTTGAGTGGGTCGGCGACATCGCCGGGTCGGACAAGCTGTGGCCCGGCCTGTTCCAGGCCATCGACGGTCGATGGCAGCTCTGGCCGGTGCTGGCGCTCTTTGCGCTGGCGGTCTGGCTGCGGCTTGGACAGGCGCCGGGTGCGCGGGGCCGGGCGCTGGTCGGAATCGGCGTGGCCGGGCTCGTCTGGCTGCTGGTCGAGGGGCTGTCGGTGGGCCTGCGCGGCTGGAACTGGGGACTTCTTGAAACCACGTTCGGAGAGGTCGCGGGCCAGCAGGCCTTCGGTGCCGGGGCGGTCGTGCTGGGCTGCGTCTTCGCGCTGTTCGTGGCCTTCGGCGCGGCGGAACGCGGCGCGCTGAAGGGCGACGCCTTCGTCCTCGGCGCGATCACGCTGCTGGTCCTGCTGGTTGGCGTTTTCGTCTTTTATCCGCTGGTGTCGATGTTCACCGGCGCCTTTCAGGACTTCGACGGCAGTTTCACCTCTGTCGGTGTCCGGCACAATATCGTCGACCCGAAGATCTGGTCGCTGGCCTGTCTGTGGGGCGGAAACTGCGGCGTGGCGTGGCGGACGTTCTTCCTTGCCGTCTGCACGGCGACAGGCACGACGCTGCTGGGGCTGGTGTTCGCGCTGGTCGCGACGCGCACCGGCTTCCGCTTCAAGAAGTCCCTGCGCCTGCTGACCGTCCTTCCGATCATCACGCCGCCCTTCGTGGTGGGTCTTGCGTTGACCATGTTGCTGGGGCGGCAGGGCACGATGACGCAATGGATCGAACTGGCGACGGGCTGGGAACTGGGCCGCTGGCTGTACGGCCTGACCGGCATCTGGATCGCGCAGATGCTGTCCTTCACACCCATATCCTTCCTCGTGCTGATCGGCGTGGTCGAGGGCATCTCGCCGTCGATGGAGGAGGCTTCGCAGACGCTCCGCTCCGACCGCTGGCGCACCTTCCGCAAGGTGTCCCTGCCGCTGATGGCGCCGGGGCTGGCAAACGCTTTCCTGATCGGCTTCATCGAATCCATGGCGGATTTCGGCAACCCGCTGGTGCTTGGCGGATCGGGCGGTGTGCTGTCCACCGAGATCTTCTTTGCAGTGGTCGGCGCGCAGAACGACCCCGCACGGGCTGCCGTGCTGGCCTCGGTCCTGCTGGTCTTCACCCTGTCGGCTTTTCTCGCGCAGCGGTTCTGGCTGTCGGGGCGGAACTTCGCGACCGTCACCGGCAAGGGCGACGGCGGACGCCACGCGCTGCTGCCGCGCCGTGTTGCCTGGCCCGTGGTGACCATCGCGGTGGCCTGGGCGCTGTTCACCATAACCGTTTACGCGATGATCGTCTTCGGCGGCTTCGTGAAGACCTGGGGCCTCGACCACTCGCTGACACTGGAACACTACGTCCGTGCCTTCGGCGTATCGCTCTCGGACGGGTTCGCCTGGACCGGCGTGGCGTGGAACAGCTTCTGGACCACAATGGAGATCGCGCTGATCGCCGCGCCGCTGACCGCCGCGGTGGGCCTGTTGACCGCCTGGCTGATCGTGCGCCAGCGGTTCCCCGGTCGCTCGGTCTTCGAGTTCGCGCTGATGATGAGCTTTGCCATCCCCGGCACGGTCATCGGCATCAGCTACATCATGGCCTTCAACCTGCCGCCCGTGCAGATGACCGGCACCGCCGCGATCCTGATCGCCTGCTTCGTGTTCCGCAACATGCCGGTGGGTGTGCGCGGTGGCGTGGCGGCCATGGCGCAACTCGACGGGTCGCTCGACGAGGCGTCGCTGACGCTGGGGGCGGGATCGGGGCGGACGATGCGCAAGGTCATCCTGCCCCTGATGCGGCCCGCGATCCTCGCGGCGCTTGTCTACAGCTTCGTGCGGGCGATCACCTCGATCTCGGCGGTGATCTTCCTTGTCAGCGCCAAGTACAACATGGCGACGGCCTACATCGTGGGCCTTGTCGAGAATGGCGAATACGGCATCGCCATCGCCTATTCCTCTGTCCTGATCCTCGTGATGATCACCGTGATCGGTGGTTTCCAGCTTCTGGTGGGAGAGCGCCGGATCGGACGGCGGGAAGTGAAACAGACCTTGAAGGCCGAGGCCGCAACACGGGAAGCCAACGCATGA
- a CDS encoding ABC transporter substrate-binding protein, whose protein sequence is MKTLKYALIGGAAFLPAGAMAAELNLICSADVVICEKLVSEFEASHSDIDVNMVRLSSGEAYAKVRAEGRNPQTDLWWGGTGDPHLQAAHDGLTAEYKSPMLDKLQDWAQGQAKTSDYHTVGVYSGALGWGYNKDIFAEKGIKAPECWSDLLDPALKGEIQIADPNSSGTAYTTLATLVQIMGEDEAFDFLKKMHANVSQYTKSGSAPVKAAARGETGLGIVFQHDAVAQAVEGFPIEVGSPCEGTGYEIGSMSMIEGAQNEESAKVFYDWVLTPEVQNMMPEAGSFQIPSNASATPPKEAPDLSKIKLIDYDFAEYGSAERRKELLSRWDEEIGSLPLQ, encoded by the coding sequence ATGAAGACTTTGAAATACGCCCTGATTGGGGGCGCGGCTTTCCTGCCTGCGGGCGCGATGGCCGCAGAGCTGAACCTGATCTGCTCGGCCGACGTGGTGATCTGCGAGAAGCTGGTGAGCGAGTTCGAGGCCAGCCATTCCGACATCGACGTGAACATGGTGCGCCTCAGCTCGGGCGAAGCCTACGCCAAGGTGCGGGCCGAGGGCCGCAACCCGCAGACCGACCTTTGGTGGGGCGGCACCGGCGACCCGCACCTGCAGGCGGCCCATGATGGGCTGACCGCCGAGTACAAGTCGCCCATGCTGGACAAGCTTCAGGACTGGGCGCAGGGCCAGGCTAAAACCTCGGATTATCACACCGTGGGCGTCTATTCCGGCGCGCTCGGCTGGGGCTACAACAAGGACATCTTCGCCGAGAAGGGCATCAAGGCGCCGGAATGCTGGTCCGACCTGCTCGACCCCGCGTTGAAGGGCGAGATCCAGATCGCCGATCCGAACTCCTCCGGCACGGCCTACACCACACTGGCGACGCTGGTGCAGATCATGGGCGAGGACGAGGCATTCGACTTCCTCAAGAAGATGCATGCCAACGTCTCGCAGTATACCAAATCCGGCTCCGCCCCGGTGAAGGCCGCGGCGCGTGGCGAGACCGGCCTTGGCATCGTGTTCCAGCATGACGCCGTGGCGCAGGCGGTCGAAGGCTTCCCGATCGAGGTCGGTTCCCCCTGCGAGGGCACCGGGTACGAAATCGGCTCCATGTCCATGATCGAGGGCGCGCAGAACGAGGAGTCCGCCAAGGTTTTCTACGATTGGGTGCTGACGCCCGAGGTACAGAACATGATGCCGGAGGCCGGGTCCTTCCAGATCCCGTCCAACGCCTCGGCCACCCCGCCGAAGGAAGCGCCCGACCTGTCGAAGATCAAGCTGATCGACTACGACTTTGCCGAATACGGCAGCGCGGAGCGGCGCAAGGAACTGCTGTCGCGCTGGGATGAGGAAATCGGCAGCCTGCCGCTGCAATAA
- a CDS encoding inositol monophosphatase family protein, which produces MTTLTERLSVAERVARDAGALALDYFLRRDALVIERKRHVTDLVSEADRKVETLIRDALSAAFPDDAQLGEEHGLSGGTTGFTWVIDPIDGTAPYLNGLPGWCVSIGGHDADGPALGVIVAPVLGEVFVAARGQGAKLNGTRVRVMPGDLRSGMLGVGANDRVASDRVGRMLADLMEAGSSWTRYGSGALMLAWVAAGRLVGYAEPRMSAWDCMAAYALILEAGGRVLPFPTGPDMTKPAPVMGAGPGTFDELASICAFGTSEDW; this is translated from the coding sequence ATGACCACTCTGACCGAACGGCTCTCGGTGGCCGAGCGCGTCGCCCGCGATGCGGGCGCCCTGGCGCTGGACTATTTCCTGCGACGCGATGCGCTGGTGATCGAGCGCAAACGTCATGTCACCGACCTCGTGTCCGAAGCCGACCGCAAAGTCGAGACGCTGATCCGCGACGCCCTGTCGGCGGCATTTCCCGACGATGCGCAACTGGGCGAGGAACACGGGCTGTCCGGCGGCACGACCGGCTTCACATGGGTGATCGACCCGATCGACGGCACCGCACCGTATCTCAACGGCCTGCCGGGCTGGTGCGTGTCCATCGGTGGCCACGATGCCGATGGGCCTGCGCTTGGCGTGATCGTCGCGCCGGTGCTGGGCGAAGTGTTTGTCGCGGCGCGCGGACAGGGGGCGAAGCTCAATGGGACCCGCGTGCGCGTGATGCCCGGCGACCTGCGCTCCGGCATGCTGGGCGTGGGGGCCAACGACCGGGTGGCCTCTGACCGCGTGGGCCGGATGCTGGCCGACCTGATGGAGGCCGGATCGTCCTGGACCCGCTACGGCTCTGGCGCGCTGATGCTGGCCTGGGTCGCGGCGGGACGGCTCGTCGGCTATGCCGAGCCGCGCATGTCCGCCTGGGACTGCATGGCCGCCTATGCGCTGATCCTCGAAGCCGGTGGCAGGGTGCTGCCTTTTCCGACCGGCCCGGACATGACGAAACCCGCGCCTGTGATGGGCGCGGGACCGGGGACCTTCGACGAACTGGCGTCGATCTGCGCCTTCGGCACGTCCGAAGACTGGTAG
- the hypE gene encoding hydrogenase expression/formation protein HypE: MALRDARVTLAHGGGGKAMRDLIEEVFTSVFQPPGMEDQARLMSQALCAPGARLAFTTDSFVVDPVEFPGGDIGKIAVCGTVNDLAVGGARPLWLSAAFIVEEGCEVDLLRRIVASMQREAEKAGVRIVTGDTKVVGRGSADKVFVTTSGVGVIPAGRDLAAERVRPGDAVLVNGVLGDHGAAILAARGDMALSTDIVSDCQGLGHLMEAVLAAAPNARACRDATRGGLASALNEIAGVAGVGVEIDEDALPLRDEVKGMCEILGLDPLYLANEGTLVLFVPADEAEAALAAMRALPEGRGAVQVGRALDGPPGRVTMRTLFGGSRIVDMLVGEQLPRIC, translated from the coding sequence ATGGCATTGAGAGACGCGCGGGTGACGCTGGCGCATGGCGGCGGCGGCAAGGCGATGCGGGACCTGATCGAGGAGGTGTTCACCTCTGTCTTTCAGCCGCCGGGCATGGAGGATCAGGCGCGGCTGATGTCCCAGGCGCTGTGCGCGCCGGGAGCACGGCTGGCGTTCACCACCGACAGTTTCGTGGTCGATCCGGTGGAGTTTCCCGGCGGCGACATCGGCAAGATCGCGGTCTGCGGGACGGTGAACGACCTGGCCGTGGGCGGCGCGCGGCCGCTTTGGCTGTCGGCGGCCTTCATCGTCGAGGAGGGTTGCGAGGTGGACCTCTTGCGGCGGATCGTGGCGTCCATGCAGCGCGAGGCGGAAAAGGCGGGTGTGCGGATCGTCACCGGAGACACGAAGGTCGTGGGGCGCGGGTCGGCGGACAAGGTGTTCGTCACGACGTCGGGCGTGGGGGTGATCCCGGCGGGCCGGGACCTTGCGGCAGAGCGTGTGCGCCCGGGCGACGCGGTTCTTGTGAATGGCGTTCTGGGCGACCACGGTGCGGCGATCCTCGCGGCGCGGGGTGACATGGCGCTTTCGACGGACATCGTGTCGGACTGCCAGGGGCTGGGGCACCTGATGGAGGCGGTTCTGGCGGCGGCGCCCAATGCGCGGGCCTGCCGCGACGCGACGCGGGGCGGGCTGGCCTCGGCGCTGAACGAGATCGCCGGTGTGGCGGGCGTGGGGGTGGAGATCGACGAAGATGCGCTGCCCTTGCGGGACGAGGTAAAGGGGATGTGCGAGATCCTCGGACTCGACCCGTTGTATCTGGCCAACGAGGGCACCCTCGTGCTGTTTGTGCCTGCGGACGAGGCGGAGGCTGCGCTGGCGGCGATGCGGGCCCTGCCGGAGGGACGTGGCGCGGTGCAGGTGGGGCGCGCGCTGGACGGTCCGCCGGGAAGGGTGACGATGCGCACGCTCTTTGGCGGCAGCCGCATTGTCGACATGCTGGTGGGCGAGCAGTTGCCGCGGATCTGCTGA
- a CDS encoding GIY-YIG nuclease family protein, whose product MTDYTIDDLTVLGFVELGEWVEVDGLLDVRIPDETRDVAQAIMTEPNALYAFADGVDILYIGKTTRGLTKRFRTYRRPGASQRTNLKCNAKLRDLIAAERRPKVYGFAPVSHLSYGAFEINLAAGLEDSLIRRICPPWNGAEGGRTETESEMRERADDMPEHPPPETDAKAERFHIVLRPSYYRKGILNVGEGPSSHLGRDRDPLTVAFTDGTPPLTTRINRTANASGNVRLVGNNRLLADWFQEHFFENDRIVLEVQGPNRITLHR is encoded by the coding sequence GTGACCGACTATACGATTGATGACCTGACCGTACTCGGCTTCGTGGAACTCGGAGAATGGGTCGAGGTCGACGGCCTGCTCGACGTCCGCATCCCGGACGAGACCCGCGATGTGGCGCAAGCCATCATGACAGAGCCGAACGCCCTATACGCCTTCGCCGACGGGGTCGACATCCTCTACATCGGCAAGACCACGCGCGGGCTGACAAAGCGGTTCCGGACCTACCGGCGCCCCGGCGCGTCGCAGCGCACCAACCTGAAATGCAACGCAAAGCTGCGCGACCTGATCGCGGCGGAACGTCGCCCGAAGGTCTACGGCTTCGCCCCGGTCAGCCACCTCAGCTATGGCGCGTTCGAAATCAACCTCGCCGCCGGTCTTGAGGACTCGCTGATCCGCCGCATCTGCCCGCCGTGGAACGGCGCGGAGGGCGGGCGCACGGAAACCGAGTCCGAGATGCGCGAACGCGCCGACGACATGCCCGAGCATCCCCCGCCTGAAACCGACGCTAAGGCCGAACGCTTCCACATCGTCCTGCGGCCCTCGTACTACCGAAAGGGCATCCTGAATGTCGGAGAAGGGCCAAGCAGCCATCTCGGTCGCGACCGCGACCCGCTGACGGTCGCCTTCACGGACGGAACGCCACCGCTGACCACGCGGATCAACCGGACGGCCAATGCGTCCGGCAACGTTCGCCTCGTCGGCAACAACCGGTTGCTCGCGGACTGGTTCCAGGAGCATTTCTTCGAAAACGACCGGATCGTGCTGGAGGTCCAGGGGCCCAACCGGATCACGCTGCACCGCTGA
- a CDS encoding AGE family epimerase/isomerase, translating to MSQISDPAGAGRWLQDPVHRAGLLENAHRQLRFFDRTLRDDGGFDVMNHDGTPLPRAGQELHYTTRMVHAYVLGRAIGHPGADRMIDAGMAFLWTRHRDAEHGGYLWSVDETGVHDGLKLAYGHAFVLLAASSAKLAGHPEADRLMADVAEVLDRHYWDEAAGLHREEFARDWQPVSTYRGMNANMHSAEAMLAAFEATGEAHWLERAGRVLEVFTDRMPRANGWRVPEHYTEDWQVDPDYAGDPMFRPAGTTPGHSLELARLLLQHWDLSGRPVGDVPDRARRLVETALTDAWRVDGGLAYTLKPGGEVDIGDRYWWPVTEGIGALASLLKLEDRDRDETWYRRLWRFADARLIDRERGGWYPELDDDGAPEGRQFRGKPDIYHALQAELYPLAPGLSRQVEGLGAL from the coding sequence ATGTCACAGATTTCCGATCCGGCGGGCGCGGGGCGCTGGCTGCAGGACCCGGTGCATCGCGCCGGTCTTCTGGAGAATGCGCACCGCCAGTTGCGGTTCTTCGACCGTACGCTGCGCGATGACGGTGGCTTCGACGTGATGAATCACGACGGCACGCCCTTGCCGCGTGCCGGGCAGGAGCTGCACTACACGACGCGGATGGTGCATGCCTACGTCCTGGGCCGGGCCATCGGTCATCCTGGTGCGGACCGTATGATCGACGCGGGGATGGCCTTCCTCTGGACCCGTCACCGCGATGCGGAGCACGGCGGATATTTGTGGTCGGTGGACGAGACCGGCGTCCATGACGGTCTGAAGCTGGCTTATGGCCATGCCTTCGTCCTTCTGGCGGCGTCGAGCGCGAAGCTCGCCGGCCACCCGGAGGCCGACCGGTTGATGGCCGACGTCGCGGAGGTGCTGGACCGGCACTACTGGGACGAGGCGGCAGGCCTTCACCGGGAGGAGTTCGCGCGCGACTGGCAGCCGGTTTCCACCTATCGCGGGATGAATGCCAACATGCATTCGGCCGAGGCGATGCTTGCGGCCTTCGAGGCCACGGGCGAGGCGCACTGGCTGGAGCGGGCGGGCCGTGTGCTGGAGGTCTTCACCGACCGGATGCCGCGCGCCAACGGTTGGCGGGTGCCGGAGCATTACACCGAGGACTGGCAGGTCGATCCAGACTACGCGGGCGATCCGATGTTCCGGCCGGCGGGCACGACGCCCGGGCATTCGCTGGAACTGGCGCGGTTGCTGCTCCAGCATTGGGACCTATCGGGGCGGCCCGTGGGCGATGTTCCGGATCGCGCGCGGCGGCTGGTGGAGACCGCGCTGACGGATGCGTGGCGGGTCGACGGCGGGCTGGCCTACACGCTGAAACCGGGCGGCGAGGTCGATATCGGCGACCGCTACTGGTGGCCCGTGACGGAAGGCATCGGCGCGCTGGCGAGCCTGCTGAAGTTGGAGGACCGGGACAGAGACGAGACGTGGTATCGCAGGCTCTGGCGGTTCGCCGATGCGCGCCTGATCGATCGAGAGCGGGGTGGCTGGTATCCGGAGCTGGACGACGACGGTGCGCCGGAGGGCCGCCAGTTCAGGGGCAAGCCCGACATCTACCATGCGCTTCAGGCAGAGCTTTACCCGCTGGCGCCGGGACTGTCGCGGCAGGTCGAGGGGCTGGGCGCGCTTTAG
- the hypD gene encoding hydrogenase formation protein HypD produces MKHVQEFRDPKPAKALIARIGAVLDRIGATAEKPVHIMEICGGHTHAIFRYGLDKLVPPGLEFIHGPGCPVCVLPMSRVDECIEIAERPEVIFTTFGDAMRVPGTGKSLMQAKADGADIRMVYSPLDALEIARRNPEREVVFFGLGFETTTPSTALSIQAAAREGLANFSVFCNHITVPHPIRALLDDPHMVLDGFVGPGHVSMVIGVHPYDFIAEDYGKPLVVAGFEPLDLLQSVLMVLEQIAEGRAEIENQYARVVPEHGNPVSLAAIADVYEARPSFEWRGLGEIDASGLRIREAYRAWDAEEKFGIGYAAGARSVAEPEGCMCGAVMTGRMKPVACPQFGTGCTPEMPLGALMVSSEGACAAYYQYGGARAAEPAE; encoded by the coding sequence ATGAAACACGTCCAGGAATTCCGCGACCCGAAACCCGCCAAAGCGTTGATCGCCCGCATCGGTGCGGTGCTCGACCGGATCGGGGCCACGGCGGAAAAGCCGGTGCACATCATGGAGATCTGCGGTGGGCACACCCATGCGATCTTCCGCTACGGGCTGGACAAGCTGGTGCCGCCGGGACTGGAGTTCATCCACGGCCCGGGCTGCCCGGTCTGCGTGCTGCCGATGAGCCGCGTCGACGAATGCATCGAGATCGCGGAACGCCCCGAGGTGATCTTCACCACCTTCGGCGACGCCATGCGGGTGCCGGGCACGGGCAAGTCGCTGATGCAGGCGAAAGCGGACGGTGCCGACATCCGCATGGTCTATTCGCCGCTCGACGCGCTGGAGATCGCCCGGCGCAACCCCGAACGCGAAGTGGTGTTCTTCGGCTTGGGCTTCGAGACGACAACGCCCTCCACCGCGCTGTCGATCCAGGCGGCGGCGCGCGAGGGGCTGGCCAACTTCTCGGTCTTCTGCAACCACATCACGGTGCCGCATCCGATCCGCGCTCTGCTGGACGATCCGCACATGGTGCTGGACGGTTTCGTCGGGCCGGGGCATGTCTCGATGGTGATCGGCGTGCATCCCTATGATTTCATCGCAGAAGACTACGGCAAGCCGCTGGTGGTCGCCGGATTCGAGCCCCTGGACCTGCTGCAGTCGGTGCTGATGGTGCTGGAGCAGATCGCCGAGGGCCGCGCCGAGATCGAGAACCAGTATGCCCGCGTGGTGCCCGAGCACGGCAACCCTGTGTCGCTGGCCGCGATTGCGGACGTCTATGAAGCGCGCCCGTCCTTCGAATGGCGGGGTCTGGGCGAAATCGACGCCTCGGGCCTGCGCATCCGTGAGGCCTACCGGGCGTGGGACGCGGAAGAGAAGTTCGGTATCGGCTATGCAGCAGGCGCGCGGAGCGTCGCGGAGCCGGAGGGCTGCATGTGCGGTGCGGTGATGACGGGGCGGATGAAACCCGTGGCCTGCCCGCAGTTCGGCACGGGCTGCACGCCGGAGATGCCGCTGGGGGCGCTCATGGTCAGCTCGGAAGGGGCCTGCGCTGCCTACTACCAGTACGGCGGTGCGCGGGCGGCGGAACCGGCGGAATGA
- a CDS encoding LacI family DNA-binding transcriptional regulator, protein MTKRQVSARDVAELAGVSRTAVSRAFTPGASVAKETRARIEAAAEQLGYQVNHLARGLITANTGLVALIAAEVSTPHRSALLAALTEQLQAAGKIGLLINTDRSDDSVSRALRQAIAYRTDAAIVLSGMPDMSLAETCRRNGMELVLINRDEARPGSLLIRLEDADAGRQAFAALAAAGCRRIALANSCAGTASLEDRAAGFRQAAAEAGIPIQEAAAGPTSYQTGLNLGTRLLAQAERPDGIFCTTDLIACGVMDAARTRLRLRVPADVSVIGFDDIEQAGWEAYGLTTFGQPIDDLARAALGALDSPPGDSAPSRITLPVNMIWRSSIRR, encoded by the coding sequence ATGACGAAACGACAGGTCAGCGCCCGGGACGTGGCCGAGCTTGCCGGTGTTTCGCGCACCGCCGTGTCGCGCGCCTTCACGCCCGGCGCCTCGGTGGCCAAGGAAACCCGCGCCCGGATCGAAGCGGCGGCAGAGCAGCTTGGCTATCAGGTCAACCACCTCGCGCGGGGGCTGATCACCGCCAACACCGGGCTGGTCGCGCTGATCGCCGCCGAGGTGAGCACCCCGCACCGCTCCGCCCTGCTGGCTGCACTGACCGAACAGCTTCAGGCGGCGGGCAAGATCGGCCTGCTGATCAACACCGACCGCTCCGACGACAGCGTGTCGCGGGCCTTGCGGCAGGCCATCGCCTATCGCACCGACGCCGCCATCGTGCTGTCGGGGATGCCCGACATGTCGCTGGCCGAAACCTGCCGCCGCAACGGTATGGAACTCGTGCTCATCAACCGGGACGAGGCGCGGCCCGGCTCGCTTCTGATCCGGCTGGAGGATGCCGACGCAGGCCGGCAGGCCTTTGCCGCGCTGGCGGCTGCCGGTTGCCGCCGGATCGCGCTGGCCAACTCCTGCGCCGGGACCGCCAGCCTCGAAGACCGCGCGGCGGGTTTCCGGCAGGCCGCAGCGGAGGCAGGTATCCCGATCCAGGAGGCCGCGGCCGGTCCCACCTCCTACCAGACGGGACTGAACCTGGGGACACGGCTGCTGGCGCAGGCCGAACGGCCCGACGGCATCTTCTGCACGACGGACCTTATCGCCTGCGGGGTGATGGACGCGGCGCGCACGCGGCTTCGGCTTCGGGTGCCCGCCGATGTCTCCGTCATCGGGTTCGACGATATCGAACAGGCGGGATGGGAAGCCTACGGCCTGACCACCTTTGGCCAACCGATCGACGACCTCGCCCGCGCGGCGCTCGGCGCGCTCGACAGCCCGCCCGGCGACAGCGCGCCGAGCCGCATCACGCTGCCCGTCAACATGATCTGGCGCAGCTCGATCCGGCGCTGA